In Pleuronectes platessa chromosome 8, fPlePla1.1, whole genome shotgun sequence, the genomic stretch TTTCTCAGTCATTGACAAGCTGCGGTCCTGTTTCAACTATAGAGAATAATGGTCCAAAAAAAGCAGAGTTAATGAATCACCGTGTCAAATAGGGCTATGATATCACTGCTTTGTCATGAGCTTCTCGGAGATAAAGACGTATCATTGTCGAGGTTGTGGTTCggatatttattaatttactgCCTTCATGCACAACTATTTCAAAGTAAGGTTAAAAAGATGATAAATCAACTGTAAAAGATATTAACCGCAGATAACTTTATGGAAACCCCTGACCTTCATCGAAACCTCTGTCTGACTTACAATATGAGTTAAACTAAAGTAATCTCACAGGGAATAGCAGTGACAGAGCCCACGTTGTACACATTAGGAGGATGCATACGACTCTCCTTGGATTATATTCTCCTCACCTGTAGGATGAGGGTCTTCAGGGCCAGGAGGCGGCCATGACTTGCAGCATCGTGGAGGGGTGAGCGGTCTGCCCAGGAATCTGGGACAGGAATGAGGATTCAGAGTTTGCTTCTAGTTATATTTGTCATCATTTACCTTGTGCCTCCATCCAGAACCATTGTACCCATGGAAAAAGAAGGGGAAGATTATTTGcagaaaatataaaacctgcAGCTTGAATCGTAAAATACAATGTTTACTGAATATAATCAAAGGGTTATATTGAAAACAACTGTTATGTCTTTGTAGAAATATTTTACTTTCACTTATATTTTTTGTCTACTTATCATGTCTCATGTCAGAAtgtctttattctttatttcttaACCATAACAACAACTTGATGAACCTCAGATGTGAACTCACAAAATCTCCATCCTGTTGATATTTATATCAACTTCATATTCCATCCCCTTCTAGTCACGTTTATAACCTTCATCTTAAAGCATTTTATGCATCGTGCAGAACATTTTTATGTGATTGAAAAGTCCTGATGCATTAATAAACTCAATAAACTTGACAAATTGTCTGCGGACGGTTTGATGTCATCtagggaaaataaaaaagaattatAATTTAGCAAACCTGAGTCAATGTCCAGAATAGCCGCTGACGCATTCCACACAttctcatcatcattatctGCTTCAATCATAATTTATGGCTCATAATCAATCtgatgttttctattaaattaaTGCCATTTCATTCATGCAGCCCATTTTCCTTGACTGACGTTGATTTAAAATATGGGTATAAAGCAGCAGCCATAGAGTCATTAAACAGATTTCTTCGAACAAGGGAGGCCATATCTCCAGGACCATGACTAATACCCTAATCTCGGCTAATTAGTATTCCTCGGAGTTGGTAtcctttaaattaaacatttccccTTTGAATGATCGCCGCAGATTATGTTGTCGTCTCTCGTCACCCAGAACGTGCCTCCCCGTCCAACCGCCTCATCCCTTTGaatgtgctgtgttgttttgGTGTGCTGTGTGCCAGTGTGAGAGGGTGCACTGCATAGCTGGGAATGGAAACTAGGGCAGGATGGGGGAAGTGAGGGAGCGAGCGAGGGGAGGTGGCGGCGGGGGTATCATGACTGGGTTCTATTAATAcatgagaggaaaaaaagagctgCCAGCCCACAGTGTCTTCATTTAATATTGAATGTACACTTCATGGTGTATAAGCGGCGATTAAGCTAATAAAAAGGAAACTGGGCTATCGTTCATATCCACACTCTATATTAATGTGAACACAATTAACGGCTTTTACACCAACTGGATTAACAATGGGGTGTTTATTGCTCATTTGTAAACACAGcaattgtgagtgtgtgtgtgtgtgtgagcagggagCACTTTCATAACTTTTGTAGGAAACAACATTGACCTTTTGTGCCTGAGGTTAAACATGTGTATTATTGCACAGTGCTCAGTTGCATTGTGGTTACACTCAAAGTCACAAATACATAGAAAAGATCAAACTCCTCAGGGCTTTCTATGGGTTTCTGCACTCAGTACTCACTGTGCCGTTGACCATATTCATAGAACTCTGCTGATATCCTCGCCGCCTCTTTGCGGTTCCCACGGATAACGTAGAAGTATGTCAGCAAGTTGAGAGAAATCTTCACAAAGAGCTTGAAGCAGAACAGTGCCAGGATGCTGAGGTAAACATTAGACAACTGGGCCGTGAAGGGCTTGTTGCTGAGCTCCTCTGTCGGGTCGGACATTTCTTCTGGCACGTTCACAGGAGAGCGCGGCTTTGATGAGAGCCGGATCAGATGCTTCACTCCAGAAAGCAGAATAGTAGCCTGCTTTCTCCTCCCGGGGCACTGACTGGTGGGCCGGTCCTGACAAAGTAcaggctggaaaaaaaaatatgccTTGCAGCTGCTACTGTGCCTGAGAGCAACTACTGCAGTGTTATGGTACaatgtgagggggtgggggggggggggtctgtggtCACAAGTTACATCTCAGTCTGACACGTCACCTGTTTCAGCCACAAACGTGacatcaaatatttaatttagacatttttaacccatgatTCTAGagaaatttgaattaaaataatgaattttgCATATACACTCATGACAGTTTAATGATACAATACACAAGACAGCATGTACATTTTTGTTTCTGAATAACTGCGAtgaaaatacatattaaaaatgtatttttggaaAAGATTTGAGCTCACGATATTAATTCAATGCTGATGAAACagattttaaaagttttaaaagtttttatttcCCCACAAACCATACAAAAAAATGTTCCTGCAAAAaatgtagatgaagatgaattgATATTCCACATCCAAAAGTCAAAGTTCATCTTCCAAGCAACATCTGAACGTGTACTGCAAAAGTTAATGCTTGATATACAATGCGCTTATCACATATGACAATAACTTCTTCtcataaataatgtaaatacaaacaaatgacTCTTGCTGAGAGTTAAGGATGAAACAGAGGATGTCAaacattttaagaaattgtgatttttgaatatgggtcttacaaatacaaatttattGATTGATAAAAACAAAGCTAAATCTTTTAATTGTATTAGTCTGAAATGGGAAATATTCCTGAGAGACCTTCAGGAGTCAAATCCTCCTTCCTGGGAAACTTAAAATTTTACTTTCTCTTTTCAAGGAGGCGCCTGTTGATCTCTGCGCATGCGCCATTCCTCGTCCTGCTCTTCCTCAAACACCCGAAACTCTTCGTCCCTCTCATCTTCGCGTGTGTCCCCCTGACTCGTCTTCGTCAAATGAGGGTTCGTCAGCTGTTCTCGTGGTTCTCGCTCTCTGTTTGTTCGctcgtctcttctctctgttgtcTTCGTGTTCGCTCGGATGCGACTCGGGACTCGTTGAATTCCTCCGCGCTGGATTTCGACTCGTTCAGAAAACACTTCCAGCGCCAGAGTGACGTCACTGGCGAAGAGTTGAACCGACGTCACGTGTATTTCCAGGTGAGATTCGGAAGAGAAACTGAGTTTAGGAGTTTTTAAACGCATCTTAAACGTACGTCACTCCAGACCACGCCCACTCACGTACGTTATACAATTGTTCACAAAGTAAAAGTTCAAGTCATCAGAGGTGCAAGGTAAATTAGTACATTTTTCCAAGTACTGTTGTCCAATACTATTTGTGGTGTACTTCTAATTTATACCAactagtatttttttttagattaacagagtttgatttattattatatatatatacccacttttttttataattatatcttttaaatgtttaaaaaaaaatagcattCGCCTAAACAGGCTGTATTTCTCTCATCAGGTTTCATGTTAATCCATCCAGTGAATTCTGCtaacaaacagaaaactaaCAAACTCtacttaaattaataaaaactagCTCCAATAGTCAAATGGTACTCAGAAATCAATCTATTGATATTAACAGTATATCAAGGcaatatatatagataaacCAATCAAGACATTTCTTATGAATAAGTACTTTCAATTCTATAAGCGCATCTTTCTGATTATTCTTCTGTTCAtctgtttaaatttattttcatgtacttttctgctgctcttcctGTTAACTCTACCGCCCCTAATGCGTTATTTGTGTCATTCCAGGAAGCTACAAAGAGGCATGTGTACCTGAACTCATTTTCCACTGCACCTCAGTCTGCAAAGTACGGCGTCAACCAGTTCTCTGACCTCTCCCCGCAGGAATTCAGAGGTAGACGTCAGTGTCATCACTAAACGCTGTTGTCATATTTTAAGTTTGCAGTATTGAATTAGGTGCATGTGCTGAATCTGTGTTTGTTACATCTACTGGATAGTTCTAAAACAGCTGAAGGTGCTTTATCGGGCGATATATAGTTTCACTCATTTAGTCTCATCTTCCTGGGGGACTTTGCTGAATCTGCAGAATCATTGTTTACATGCATCTTTGTATCCTGGAATGACTTTGAACAGTATCTGTTTTTCCACAGATCTCTACCTGCGAGCGAGCGCCGACAGAGCGCCGCAGTTCTCTGGACGGAAGACAGAGGGGCTCCCTGCCAAGTTGGACTGGAGGGACAGAGCAGCAGTGGCCCCGGTCCAGAACCAGCAAGCAGTACGtttcacacagacagatgaTGGATAGCATATAGCATATTGCTCATAGCACTGTGTTCTAGGTAAACAGTCCCAGTCGGGGCAAGTTCAAACAAATGACTTcattaaaaatgattaaaaacacatccaTCCATTCTCCCCCTTTGAAAGTTTTACTTGTGAacaccacagactgtttataaagatggacgacgtgtcttaATTTCCTCTTCCTGGGCAAGAATGAAGCTCAATTATCCTGGAATGGAGCACAGCCATATTGCACTTTTGACATAATTCGGAGCCAGCGTCTAAGCATCAGTGATCGGGGGATATGAAGACGAGGTATCAAGGTCACGCAGACATACGCTCGATCAATCACTTCTCAGCCTCAGATATGAATCACCATAGTTCACCATGTTTTTGTAGCatgaaataactaattaaaaccaaactcaaaAGCAAAAATCAACTTTAacttacatcagtgtgataagagcgACCTAAAATGACAACAACTAGCTTATGGAATATTATAACTTGTattctgctaacatggaggaggtggggtttatgacctacactgcagccagtcacGAGGGGCCATCCAGAAGATTTGGCTTAATTGTGAGGGAGCTATCATGTCGtcgatctttatttacagtgtgtggTGGACACATGCCTTCTCCTAAGTGACTGGAAACATCCAGGGGCCCTGTTGTCTTCATGTCTCCACATCACTCAGTACCATCAGCTTCACAAAATCATAATTGGACATTTAGGGACAGCACAGGGAAACTCCCTCCCTTCGCACAATGATGGTCAAACGTGGATTAATAGAAAGCGAGAGACAATTCTGGGCTAAGTGGGACTTCAGTAACAGCAAAGGAGGTGAAATGACAAACTAAGTCATTAGGTGTGAGTTTTGCTCAGCGAGCAGAATGGACCTGGGGACAAAAACAGGGAGCGCGTTAGTCAGATGGAGTCGCTGCCCGTCTGCGCAGgttcacttcctgctcttttTGTCCTTTATCTCCTTACTCGGTTAATTTGCCGTCGGGGAGGATAGCTTCTCTGTAAAACTGTTGTCCTCAGGGATGGACAGGGATAGCCCATATAGCGAAAAGCCAAAGTGATAACACATATTTTACTCTCTTGAATTCAGGTTAGGCTCACCACTCCAGGGAGCTGCTGCCTGCACATGACCACACTCACCTACCAGCTTCCTCTCCTGCTGATTTCCTgcccagatttttttttgtactcaTTCTCCCCGTGAAGCTACCTGGGCTATGTTTCCCCTAAAGACGAACATATGTAGAGACaagatgtaaaaacaaacactactaatttgatttaaccttttatttaaccaggaaaAATCCCattgagatttaaaaaatctgtttttcaaGGGAGTCCTCATCAGCAATAAACTCACAACCTGCAACCTAAAACATCCACATCCCAGCGATTCCATTTCCTGGTCTTTCAAAAGGGATTTAAAATCGCTCAATCAGTTTTAAGTCACGTAGTCTTAATACTTTTTGCTGAAATATTGTAATCTAATGGGGCCTGAATATCTAAACGCCTTTTTTCAGATCTCTGTACACACGTCTGTCGATACAAtccaacacacactgtgatgtaCGAGCAGAGACAGGACGGAAGCAGCAATGCACAAAGCCACAAGACATCTCATCAATGCTTCTTGGTTGAGTTTTCCCTTGTCTTGATTACGACTCAAGTGCTTTTTAATCATCTTCAAGGAGAGAGAAAATAGGACTTATATTTTGTGTACTCGACAGATTTTGGTTTCGGTATTGATTTTTGACATGGAACCATATTGAGCAGCAAAATATTGGATTTTTGCAAAGGGAGGATTTCATCACAGTTATGGGAATTTACGCTGAGCTGAGCAAGTAAACAGAACTGAGTGGGATGCTGgggatgagaaaaacaaatgcactggatgttttcctctgacttggttcaggaagaaaaaaaagtgttttaatctCCATCAGACATGAAGAACAAGATAAGTTTTTCTGTCAATATATCTCAAATAATCCTCAGCTTTAAAGCTTAAGTACATTAACTGAAgcagaaataatgattttttttcctcacgTCAGTTTGACCTGAGGCGTTTCTGTCAGTAGATGGCAGCAGAAAACAATTAGTCACAGTTGACTCAGGCTGGTCGGGATCATTTCACCTCGTCCTGTGTACGACATCCACACTCAGTGTAGATCATATCAATCAATCCTCCATCCAATTTCATCTGTGTAGCCCAtactcacaaatcacaatttgcctcttAGGGCTTCACAAGGTGCAgcctcctctgttcttaactctCCACTCACAAAGAGAATGAGGAAAACCTAccaaaaataaaagtgaggGATCCCTTTATAAcacaattaaatgaataaagatagtgCCTAACATAATGATGAAcgtatgtatatacatatatttatgtatagaTGTATGGAACAAATCTTTCAAATGTATCTAGTGTTTCTACCCACAATCCAAACTCTTTTTGAAAATGCATCTTAATGATGTGCTGGCCTAAGAAACACTTTAAATATACAGGATTGATTTATCCAGTAAAGTTGAAAGATCTGAGACCAGCATTCGAATGAAAGTTTCCTTtagcaaaaacacagaaacttgAATTTTCATCTCTCCGCCGTGTTCTTTTTCTAATTACTGTAGCTTTTGCCTTTGCAGTGTGGGAGTTGTTGGGCTTTCAGCGTGGTGGGAGCCATGCAGTCCGCCCACGCCATCGAAGGCTCGCAGCTGGAGCAGCTCAGCGTACAACAGGTTCTGGACTGCTCCTTCAAAGACGAGGGATGTAACGGAGGCTCCCCGGTCAGGGCTCTGAACTGGTTAAAACAGGTAACTGTTGCAACATATAACACACTGAAGCAGATACAGTGCAGAGTTAGAATGACCCTTCTAGTATTTCACATACTCCACTAGAGGAGAAGCAGATATACCAGAGATTTTTGAATTATTATATAGTTGCAGCTTctgtcatttatttgaattaGTGAGATATGTAGTGGCAGCAGGCGAAGTGCGATCGCTGCTCTACATTCATAACATTCATAAATAAGGACAGTGCCTGTGCCCGGGTCTGTCACAAACAAGATGAATGCATATTTTGTATTCAGATAACACACTCGCTGAGATGGACTATTCCCTTTTTTTCTAGTCCCGGGTGAAACTGGTGCCTCAGTCCGAGTATCCCTACAAAGCCAAGACGGGAATCTGCCATTTCTTCCCCCGGTCACATAACGGCGTTGCTGTGAAGAACTTTACTGCACATGACTTTGGGTAAAATACACGTTTTGCAAGTTGTCCGTGAGCAATAAAGTCACAAGTAGGGATTTTCATAAAGAACCAAGGACAGAGAGGGACGGAAGGGGATTGGTCCTGCCCGGAGACACACCACAGTGTTTACTCAGTCAAGGATAGCTCAGTAGCACAGAGGTTCTTGACCTTGGGCCGGTTATTTGGCCCAGAGGTAACCTGGGTGTAAAGCAAATTCTGATCATCTTCATTCAGCATGAATTGATCAGGACTGTGACTCTCACTCGTAGTTCACCTCAGCGTCCTCTGATTACATAAAAGTTACAGATGTcaatttttatttgttaaatttgtatatagaatcatatttaaaacctaaactagaatggcactcagtagagcggaGTCCTCTGCCAATGCCTAAAAGTCCccttattaaatcacatttaaattcactagatctggattatTTCATCTGCAGCCAATTACAAACACTCAAATATCTGCCCCCTAAACATGCCCGATATTCTTCATCAAGATTCTtgaattattttctgaaaaagaagaaaaattagtagttaagaaacagaaaagaaagtcCTTGATTTGCCCCCTGGTCTGGATGCACGtacaaattgaatgggttcttccctgtcCCACACAGAGTCCTTCCACCAAAGTGTCCATCtcgtagtttttgcataatcctgctaaacaaACGCACGCGGACGAAAATACAACCGCTGTGGCCAGggtcattgtttttaaagatgcagCAATTATCAAAGCTAGTTAAATGCCATGGTTCTCCAGCGATCAGAGTGCAGGGTCAATGAGTGTGTTAAGCTGCTGGCATTAGACACTTCTCGG encodes the following:
- the ctso gene encoding cathepsin O encodes the protein MRVRQLFSWFSLSVCSLVSSLCCLRVRSDATRDSLNSSALDFDSFRKHFQRQSDVTGEELNRRHVYFQEATKRHVYLNSFSTAPQSAKYGVNQFSDLSPQEFRDLYLRASADRAPQFSGRKTEGLPAKLDWRDRAAVAPVQNQQACGSCWAFSVVGAMQSAHAIEGSQLEQLSVQQVLDCSFKDEGCNGGSPVRALNWLKQSRVKLVPQSEYPYKAKTGICHFFPRSHNGVAVKNFTAHDFGGQEEAMKGQLLQHGPLAAVVDAVSWQDYQGGIIQHHCSSQWSNHAVLVVGYDTTGDIPYWIVQNSWGPTWGKEGYVYIKIGDNVCGIADSVAAVFL